The DNA window GCCGCGGCGGCCGTCGGCGAGCCTGCAACGGCCGGTCGCATGCCATCGGTTGGCGGGCGCGCCGTGCGATCCGAAGCCGGCTTGGTCGGATCGCCGGGCTCGACGGTCGCATTCGAATCGGCATCGGCGAGCAGCCCGCTGATGGTGGAAAGCACATCGGCGGCCTTGGCGTTCTTGAGCTTGTAGAACCGCACCGGGCTCTGTGATGCGATCACCGGAATATCGATTTCCTTCACCACCTCGGCGACCTGCGCGTGGAACTGCGCCGACGCCGTGATCACCAGCGACTGGCTCTCGCGATCAACGCTCGACCGGTAGGTCCGCTTCTGCGCCCCCTCGCCACCGGCGAGCCGGCCGACGAGCTTGTCGAGCCGCTCCGGCGATACCGATTTGAGGCGATAAACTTTGGTCTCAAGGCCCGGGTCCTTATCGAGCCCGGCGATAAGCTCGAGCACTTCCGCCATTCGCCCGGTCGGGGCCGACACCAGGACCTGGTTGCCACGCTCGTCGGCGATCAACGAAATGCCGGAAACCCCGGTCCCGCCCTGCTGGGTTTCCTTGCCCGACAACAACTGGGCAACCGTCGCGACCACCTGCGTGGCGTCGGCGGATCGCAGGGGGACGAACTTTGTCTCGGCAGTATTGCCCGTGTCGAGGGCGCGAATCAACTGCGTGCACTTCTGCACGACCGACGGGTAATCACTGATGATCAGCGCCCTGCGGCCCGGCACCGCCTGGGCGTTGCCGCCGGGCTGGGTAAGCAGCGGCCGCACCGCCTCGGCGAGCGACGTCGGATCGGCGCGCTCCAGCGTGAACACCTGCGAGACGACAATGCCGGGTTCGAGATCTTCCGGCGCCGCGCCGGCCGGCGAGGGTCGGCCGATCGCCGCGAGGCTGGGTGCGTTGACGATCTGTTTCCAGCCCGGCTGCTCGGCATCGACCAGCGCCATGCCTTTCATGCGGAGCGCGCTCTGCAACACGCCCAGCAGTGCCGCTTCGGGCACGTCGCGCGGGACGCGGACCGTGACCCGTTTGCCCGCGATCGTTTCGTCGTAAAGGATCGGGATGCCGAGACGCTTGGTGATAATGTCGGCGAGCAGCTTGATTTCGATCGGTTCCGAGGGGAAGTCCATCCGCACCGCCGGACCGACGGGAACGCCTGGCACGGCGTTGCGCGGCGGGTTCGTCGGCGCGGTCGTGGGGAGCGTGGTTTGCCCCGCCACATCCGACGCGACGACCGCGGAAAGAAGGATACCAGCAATACGGGTTGAGATCGCGGCGTTCACTTGCATGACACCCTCGCGTTGGTCCCGAGTGGGGCCAATCGTCGTTCCTTTGAATTGGCCACTTACCGGCTGATTTCCGGGATACCGGCGGAGCAAAGCAACATAAGTAGCGCCGCCAAAGAAAGGTAAAGCATCAATATCGGCCCGCCGGAACCTACGCCGGCCAAGGCACCCGAACGCAACGAAAGCTCCGGTGCGTGACGGCGTGCTGCCTGACGGACGTGTCAGCCTAATACAATCGAAGGAGACATCTCAAGTAGAAACCGTTGGGAATGCCCGGCGGCCGAGGAATACCATAGGCCAGGCATCGCGTGGCGGATGGCGTCTCGTGATAGTCAGGCGTCTCAGCGTCTGTACGGACATGGCCACCGTTGACCCACTGGAAACGGCGGGCATACAAACTATTTTCAAATGTGTTGACGTCGCGGCAAAAAAGATTGACAGCAGGTTGTATCTGGGTAGTCTGGACGATATTGGACGGGTCTCACGACCGTCGGAAGGCAAGTCATCGCGTCGCGAGTCGGGTTGGCGACCACGAGCGGCGCGACGCAGGTCAGCTCATTACAGGTCTCAGGCAGTCCAGTTCTCGGTGTAGCGAAGGTCATTTCAGTACAAGATCCGGAATGGACGGCGCAACGATGCGGCATTCCCGGATTGTGAAATCGGAGGATCGCATATGTTCCCACGACGCGAATGGGTCGGCCGACTCGTATTCTCTCTCGCGTTGCTGGTCGGACTTGCAGGGCCCTGGGTCGAATCGGCCCACGCTCAGGCGATACCGGCGCTGACCTCTGCCGTCTCCCGCAAGGCGCACGGAGCCGTTAACTTTGACATACCGCTTCCGCTGGCAGGCGGGTCTGGCATCGAGTGTCGGCTGGTCGCCGGTGCACCGACCCTGGTCCTGTTGTTCGATCAGCCCATCACCGCCGGCACTGCCGCGGTAACCGGCGGCACCGGATCGGTGGCCGCGGGCGGGGTCACGATCGCCGGCAACGCGATGACCGTCGTCCTGACCGGCGCTACCAATGCCCAGGCCGTTACCGTGACGGCTTCCAACGTTCTCAGCGCCGCCGGCGGCACGCTGACCTCCGCGGCTGTCACCGTTCGCCTGCTCCACGGCGATCTCGACGCCGACGGAACCGTCACCAATGCCGACGTTAGCCTGGTCACCGCAGCGGTGGGCGTCGCGGTCAGTGGTTTCAATTATCGCTTCGATCGGGATTTCAACGGCTCAATCACTGGCGC is part of the Humisphaera borealis genome and encodes:
- a CDS encoding secretin N-terminal domain-containing protein; its protein translation is MQVNAAISTRIAGILLSAVVASDVAGQTTLPTTAPTNPPRNAVPGVPVGPAVRMDFPSEPIEIKLLADIITKRLGIPILYDETIAGKRVTVRVPRDVPEAALLGVLQSALRMKGMALVDAEQPGWKQIVNAPSLAAIGRPSPAGAAPEDLEPGIVVSQVFTLERADPTSLAEAVRPLLTQPGGNAQAVPGRRALIISDYPSVVQKCTQLIRALDTGNTAETKFVPLRSADATQVVATVAQLLSGKETQQGGTGVSGISLIADERGNQVLVSAPTGRMAEVLELIAGLDKDPGLETKVYRLKSVSPERLDKLVGRLAGGEGAQKRTYRSSVDRESQSLVITASAQFHAQVAEVVKEIDIPVIASQSPVRFYKLKNAKAADVLSTISGLLADADSNATVEPGDPTKPASDRTARPPTDGMRPAVAGSPTAAAARPLSNETGLPFNTQPAGTSSAGSPFLSGGSAGRRSYGVNEEAFRNSLPAGGSFRGRDASVAADVNTNSIVVIAPPDVQQLYADLISRLDQRRPQVQVEVTIVTLDTTDGATIGVDIARVGGFDGSKVITFSSFGVSGLDPITGMLTPVAAKGGTFALLSPNIADVVIRALATNTRSRLVSAPKLLVNDNGRGRLQSVAQEPFAEILDTSANQSRTGFGGQAQAGTSITIEPHISEGDYLQLTYSVELSSFTGAGADGLPPPSQKNAVDSTVTIPDGHTIVVGGLSVKNLRRTMDSIPFLGDIPGLGILFGTRTKSSTDTTLFVFIRPVILRDDKFEDLKYLSVQNGLAASIPGDFPQSNPVPAR